The genomic segment CTTCCTTTTCTGCTGTCCAATCTGATAAGCGGCATTATTTCCAAAGGGGTCACTGAGTCGACCATGAAGCACATTGTCGCCTGCGTGCTCGACAATCATATCGTGCTGCCGCAGAGCATGATGTCGCAGCTGAAGAGCATGTCCGGCAAAGACAACGTCGATCAGCTGTTGTCCGAGGAAGAGGTGCTGCTCATGACGCTGATCATCAAGGGCGATACGTACGAGAAGATTGCCGAACGGATGTATATCAGCAAACGGTCGGTCGACAACTATCTGAGGCGCATCTACGAGAAGCTCGGCGTTCAAACGCGTGCGCAAGCGATCGAGAGATTCGTGCAAAGTTCGCAATACCAGAGTTGAGAGGGAGACGGGCATGGACGAAATTGTGTTGTCAGAGCTGGACCGGATGGTGGATGAATACGCGCGGGATGCGACGTTGAATGCGACGCTGCGGTCCTTTATCGCCGAAAAAGCTTCCGAGAAGACGTCCTGGGCGGAAATGACCCGCTGCACGCATCGGATGCTGGGTGGGCGGTCTCCCGAACTGGAGCGGCATGCGGCGCTGACGGAGCTGATCATACTCCTGTTGGACATCGTGGACGATCTGCAGGATCGGGATAGCCCCGGCAGACCTTGGATGACTTGCGAGCCGGCCGTTACGCTCAACGCGGTACTCGCGATGTTCGCGGCGATTCTCGGCAATTGCGACAGGCAGGGGATTGGTATCAGGATCGGCGGTCTGCTGGCAAGATCGATTCAAGGGCAGCAGGCAGATATCACTGATAAGGTGCAATCGGAAGAAGATTATTTTCACATGATCTCGGACAAGTCAGGCGCACTGATGCAGCTTGCCGTCTATATGGGATATTCGCTCCTCGACGGGATCGATTCCGATGTGCAAGAGACGCTCGACCAGCTGGCCGTATGCGGGGGGATCGTTTCCCAGATTGAAAACGACGCGAGAGACGTGCTGAGGCTCGACTTCAAGAACGATCTTTTGCACAAAAAGCATACGCTGCCCGTCCTGTTCATGCTGGAAGACAGTCACGCAGAATTTCCGGCGCTGGACGAATATTATGAGGGAGTGCTGTCACAGGAGCAATTCGTCGATAGACAACAAGAATTTGTACAGTACGCACGGGATTCGGGCTGCATCGAATATTGCAAGGTCGTGCAAGCGCTCTACAAAGATAAAGCGAACGAACTGTACGATCTGCTGCCGCCGATGCAAGAGCCGTGGGCGGGGAAGTTCAGAGAAATATTTGTCCCCGATTATGAGGTTCGGTATAATGCAAGTTGAGAGGGGGGCGTTAGTTGATGGCAAATCACTTTGCCGGAATGCGCTTAACTCATGCAAAGCCTGCGAATAGGGCGATACTTTGCATGGGGCCGGACTTTCAGCGTTAACCGATCGCCCGTACCAGCGTTATCGTTTCTAATCATGGGCTTTGCACCTAATTAGCGTTCCATACTAATTAAGGGGCTGAAAAGCATGCAACCATTCATTAGAAACCACCAATATAACCTGATTAAAAAACAAGTCGGTCTGCTGCAGCACGCCTGCGCGACTGTCGCGGATCCGAGGATTGTCGAATCGGTCCGTTCCAATATGCAGTTCAAGCTCGCAGAGGCGTTTCCCGATGCGAACGAAGCGGCGCTTGAGATTGTCCAACGCGGATCCGAGCTCGGTACCGCGCCGGAGTTCCAGCTGTATCTGGCTTCTCTGGAGAGTCACCGCATCGCGTTCGAACCCGGGACGGAGCAGCAGCTGAAAAAGCTGTATCCGAAGATCAAGAAGCTGAAGCTTCCGGATCTGGCCGCGCTGGATAGGAAAGCGATCAGCTATCTGGGCTGGTCGGACATCGCTTCGAACAAGCTGTTTATCGTGTACCCGCTGGATGGCCGGCTCGTCGGCATTGAGGGAAGGTTCACGCCGACGAACAAAAAGGGCACCTGTTTCGTGTGCAATCGGCAGACGGAGGTTGGCCTGTTCACGGCACTTACCAAGTCCAGGCCCGCGAACGCATCGCCGGACTACTACAAGGCGATCGGCAATTATATGTGCGCGGACAGCGAGGTTTGCAATCATAACATTACGGATCCGGCGCCGCTCGAGCAATTTTTGAGCAACGTTGTGAAGTAGAGGCATCGTTTGTGAAGAGAAGCAAGGGCAGTGGAGCAAGGGCAATGAAGCAAGGGCAGTAAAGCAAGGGCAATGACGTAAGAGCAGTGAAGTAAAGAAAGTAAGGCAGGAAGCAGAGCAATGAACGGTGAAGCGCATAGGGCTTCACCGTTTTTTTTCTTATACTGACTCGGGCGGCGGTGATTCGAAGAGTAGCAAGGATGCTTTTGACGAGTCGGAGTTTTCGGGATGTCGGGCGAGTCGAATAACCTGCATTTATACATGTATTTTCAACTGGCGCACGAGGCATGATGAAATTCATGCAAATAAGCAGGTAAATGCGCTGTACGATCCATAAATGAGGTGGAGGGAGGAAAATAACTGCTTTTTGGCAGTTGTTTTGTCCAGATGCGGCGATATCGGCAAAAAAGATGTATATTTGCAGGCATTGCAGTGAATGGTCGAATGCGAGTGTTCTACCAAACCGTCCGAACGGCAGTCGAATGAGCCATCGATAGCCTACCGCGCGAATCGAGTTCAGATGCTAGTCAAATCCGCTGGGCACTCTTCCATGTTTAGCACACAGCGGCCGTCTTCACGACGGGTTCGTCGACTTCGCCGCGCAGCAGCGCGATCTCGTGCTTGTATGGCGGATTGACGTACTTCTTCGCCCCGATCGACGGCGTCTCGAGCAGCATGGGGAGGCCTTGCAGCTGAGGATGCCGCACGACGTAGCGGAGAGCATCGAGCCCCATGAAGCCGTGTCCGATATTTTCGTGCCTGTCCTTGCGCGAACCACGCTCGTGCTTGGAATCGTTGATGTGGAGCACTTGAAGCCGGTCCAGCCCGACGATGCGGTCGAATTCGTCCAGGACGCCGTCAAAGTCGGCGGCGACGTCATAGCCCGCGTCATGGATATGACAAGTGTCGAGGCATACGGACAAACGCTCGTTGTGCGTAACGCCACCGATGATACGCGCCAGCTCCTCGAAGCTTCTGCCGCACTCCGTACCTTTGCCTGCCATCGTCTCGAGCGATACTTGAACGTCAAGCCTTTCGGACAGCACTTCATTTAACCCTTCAACGATCCGGGCGATGCCCGCTTCCGCGCCCGCGCCGACGTGCGATCCGGGATGCAGGACAAGCTGCCGGCTGCCAAGCGCTTCGGTGCGCACCAATTCTTCGTGCAGCAGCTCGACGCCGAACTCGAACGTTCGCGGTGAGATTGTGTTGGCCAGATTGATGATAAAGGGCGCATGAACGACAATGTTCGAAATACCGTGCTCGCGCATATGGGCAGTGCCTAGTTCAATATTGAGCGCTTCGATCGGCTTGCGGCGGGAATTGTGGGGCGCGCCGGTGTAGATCAGAAACGTATTTGCGCCATACGATGCCGCTTCCTCGCTGGCTTGCAGCAGCATGCGGCTGCCGGACATCGATACATGCGAGCCGATTAATAAAGACATGCCTGCATTACGCCTCCTCGGAAGAACAGTTCCATTCGCAAGTAAAATTACGTTGACCTCATCATAAAACGCCGGGGGTTTCCGGTCCAATGCCAAATAAATCAAAAGCGCGCAGCCGCTCCGATCAGGAGGGCTGCGCATCGGCCAAGCGTATCTTCAGCTGCAAGCGCAGTTGAGCACCGGCTTGCGGGCGGCGGTCGTCTCGTCGAGACGACGGACGACGGTGTCGTAAGGCGCATTCAGGACGAGCTCCGGGTTCGTGCGAGCCTCCTCGGCGATCCGAATCATCGTATCGATGAAGCCGTCGAGCGTCTCCTTGCTCTCGGTCTCGGTCGGCTCAATCATGATGCATTCCTCGACGTTAAGCGGGAAATAGATCGTCGGCGGGTGGTAGCCGAAGTCGAGCAGCCGCTTGGCGACGTCGAGCGTGCGCACGCCATAGGGCTTGAGGCCCCGGCCCGACATGACGAACTCGTGCTTGCACACGCCGGGATACGGAATCTCGTAGTGCGGCGCGAGGCGGGCCATCATGTAGTTGGCGTTCAATACGGCGCATTCGGACACGTGGCGCAAGCCCTCCGGTCCATAGGTCCGAATGTACGTGTACGCGCGGACAAGGATGCCGAAGTTGCCGTAGTATGCCTTGACGCGTCCGATCGATTGAGGGATATCGTAGTCGAAAAAATAAGTGCCGTCTTCGCGGCGGGCGACGATCGGCTTCGGCAGGAAGGGGATCAGCCTGTTCTTCACGCCGACGGGGCCCGCGCCCGGCCCGCCGCCGCCGTGCGGCGTGCTCATCGTCTTGTGCAGGTTCAAGTGCACGACATCGAAGCCCATGTCGCCCGGCCGGGCGATGCCCATAATGGCGTTGGAGTTCGCGCCGTCGTAATAAAGCAGGCCGCCCGCATCGTGGACGATCGCCGCGATCTCGACGATCTGCTCCTCGAACAGCCCCAGCGTGCTCGGATTGGTCAGCATGAGCGCAGCGGTGTCGCCGCCGACCGCCGCGCGAAGCGCCCCCAGGTCGACCATGCCCCGCTCGTCGGACTTGATCGTGACCGTCTCGAATCCGGCGACCGTCGCGCTCGCGGGATTCGTGCCGTGCGAGGAATCGGGCACGATTACCTTCGTCCGATGCTCGCCGCGACTCTCGTGATAGGCGCGGATCATCATCAGGCCGGTCCATTCGCCGTGAGCGCCGGCTGCCGGCTGCAGCGTGACCTGGTCCATGCCGGTGAGAACGGCGAGGTCGTTTTGCAGGGTGTACATGAGCTCGAGCGCGCCTTGAATGCTCTCCTCCGGCTGATAGGGGTGAATTTTGGCGAAACCGGCAAGGCGTGCCGTATCTTCGTTGATTTTCGGATTGTACTTCATCGTGCAGGAGCCGAGCGGGTAAAAGCCGTTGTCGACGCCGAAGTTGCGGCGGGACAACTCGGTGTAGTGGCGGACGACGTCGACTTCGTACACTTCGGGCAGCGCGGCCGGCGTCTCGCGCAGCATGGAGGCAGGTATCAGCTCGGAGGCCGGAACCTCAGGCACGTCGCATGGCGGCAGCGAATAAGCGACGCGTCCGGGTTTGCTCAGTTCAAAAATCAATGCTTTTTCTGTCGGTCCTGCATTCGTCGATGCGGTCATACGGCCACCTCCTCCAATTTGGCTGCGAAGCTGTCGATTTCTTGACGCGTGCGTTTCTCGGTAACGGCAATCAGCATATGGCCTGCCAGCTCCGGATACGCGATGCCCAGGTCGTAACCGCCGAGAAAGCCCGACGACAGCAGCTTCAGATTCGTCTCCCGGACGGAGACGCCGTACGGCAGCTTCACGACGAATTCGTTGAAGAACGGTGTGCCGAACGGCAGCGCGAATCCGCGCCTCGCCAGTTCGCGGGCTGCGTAATGCGCCTTTTGCAGATTCAGCCGAGCTGCGTCCTGCAATCCCTGCTTGCCCATCGTCGACAGATAGATCGACGCGCACAAGGCGAGCAGCGCCTGATTGGAGCATATATTGGACGTCGCCTTCTCGCGGCGGATATGCTGCTCGCGGGCTTGCAGCGTCAGGACGAAGCCGCGCTTGCCGTCGATGTCGGTCGTCTGGCCGACGATGCGTCCCGGCATCCGGCGCATGAGCGGCTCCGCAACGGCGAAGAAGCCGCAGGTCGGGCCGCCGAGCGATTGCGAGATGCCAAGCGGCTGCGCGTCGCCGACGCAGATGTCCGCGCCAAGCTTGCCCGGCGTCTCGAGGAGGCCGAGCGCCATCGGATTGGCGCTGACGACGAGCAGTCCCTTGACGCCGTGGACGATCGGCTCGATGGCGGCCAGGTCCTCGATCGCGCCGTAGAAGTTCGGCGACTGGACGAGCACGGCCGCCGTGTCGTCCGTGACCGCTTCGCGCAGCGCGGCGAGGTCTGTGACGCCGTCCGCGCAGCCGATCTCGGCGATGTCCAGATTAAGCCCGCGCGCCATCGTGCGGAGCGCCTCGCGCGCTTCCGGATGGACGGCGCGGGAGACGATCAGCTGCTTGCGCCTGGTGGCGCCTGCGGCGAGCGCGCCCGCTTCGGACAGCGCGGTGACGCCGTCGTACATGCTGGCGTTGGCGACCTTCATGCCGGTCAGCTCGCAAATGTACGATTGAAATTCAAAGATGGCTTGCAGCTCGCCTTGGCTGATTTCAGGCTGATAGGGGGTATAGGCGGTATAAAATTCGGAGCGGGAGATCATGTGATTAATAACGACGGGAAGGTGATGGTCATAGATGCCGGCGCCGAGAAAGCTCTTGAAGCGGTCGGTGTCCGCGTTGCGCCCGGCCAGCGCCTTCATATGCTCCAGCAGCGAGAACTCGTCGAGCGCGCCGGACATCGGCAGCGTGCCGCGGTAACGAATGGCCTCCGGAACGTCGCGGAAGAGCGCCTCGACGGACGAGACGCCGATCGTCTCCAGCATGTCGGCCTGGTCCTGCTCGGTCATAGGGATGTATCGATGGAGATTTGGCATGGCGATTCATCACTCCTTGGGCAGTCTCTTGTAAAAAGGCGTCCTGATCACTTCGGCCTTCAGCCGTTTGCCGCGAATATCTACTTCGACCCCGGTGCCGGGCGCGGCGTAAGCAGCGTCGACCAGGGCAAGCCCCAAGCTGCGCTTCAGCGTCGGAGATTGCGTTCCCGTCGTCACCTCGCCGATCCGCAGATCCCCCGCAAATACGGGGTAGTGGGAGCGGGGGATGCCTCTGTCGATCATCTCGATGCCGACAAGCTTGCGGGGCAAGTCTTTTTCCTTCTGTCTCACCAGCGCGTCCTTGCCGATAAAGTCTTCCTTGTCCAGCTTGACGAAGAAGCCGACGCCCGCCTCCAGCGGGGTGATCGTGTCGGACAGCTCTTGCCCGTACAGCGGCAGGCGCGCTTCGAAGCGGAGCGTGTCGCGGGCGCCGAGACCGGCCGGCACGAGTCCATACGGTTCTCCCGCAGCCATCAGCGTGTGCCAGACGTCTGCCGCCCGATCGGCGGGGACATAGAGCTCGAAGCCGTCCTCGCCGGTGTATCCTGTACGGGAGATCAGCACGTCTGCGCCGGCCAGCGGCGTTTGCTCATTGAAGCGGAAGGAGGGGAGCGCCAAAACGTCATGCGTCGCGCCGGCAGCATCCAGGATATCGGCAGCGCGCGGCCCTTGAAGGGCGAGCAGGGCGTAGCGGTCTGAAGCATTTTCGAGGGAAACGTCCCCGAAGAGATGGGATCGCATCCATGCGAAGTCCTTGTCGATGTTGGCGGCGTTCACGACGGCCATGTAATGATCCGCAGCGATCCGGTAGACGAGCAGGTCGTCCACGACGCCGCCGTTCGGGTAACACATGAGCGTATACTGTGCCTGGCCGTCCGTCAGTTTCGAGACATCGTTGGTCGTCACCCGCTGCAGGAAGCGTTCCGCGCCGCCGCCCGTCACGATGAACTCGCCCATATGGGAGACATCGAACAGGCCGGCTTGCTGACGAACCGCGTCATGCTCCTTCTGAATCCCCGAAAATTGCACGGGAAGCTCCCAGCCGCCAAAGTCGATGCAGCGGATGCCGGGAAGTTCGGCATAGACCGTGTAGAGCGGGGTTCTTTTTAATTCGGTCATCGTGGTCGTTCGCCTCCTTGAATCAAAGTCTCGATCGATCCCGTTTCGACGCAAAAAAGGACAGCCGCAAAAAGAAAGCGCGCCCCCAGCCGAAGCTGCCTGCGTCCTCTTTTCGCTCTGTCCTTTGTACCTGAGAGTTACCTTGAATCCGTACCCGGAACCAAGTTTCCCCGTGGGTGATCCCGCGTCCCGCCGCGGAATGCTCTCCAGAGTCGCGTCCGGCAAAGGTCCTTTTGCCTGAGAGATTCTCCTCTTGCGAGG from the Cohnella hashimotonis genome contains:
- a CDS encoding response regulator transcription factor; the encoded protein is MKRKYKTIVVDDHPLMAQATLQLVSQMDRIETAGFAKSGEDAIQLAAAVSPDLVLLDYQLPDLSGTQVAERLKAAHPNLKIIIFTGVDVSDLLPFLLSNLISGIISKGVTESTMKHIVACVLDNHIVLPQSMMSQLKSMSGKDNVDQLLSEEEVLLMTLIIKGDTYEKIAERMYISKRSVDNYLRRIYEKLGVQTRAQAIERFVQSSQYQS
- a CDS encoding polyprenyl synthetase family protein, translated to MDEIVLSELDRMVDEYARDATLNATLRSFIAEKASEKTSWAEMTRCTHRMLGGRSPELERHAALTELIILLLDIVDDLQDRDSPGRPWMTCEPAVTLNAVLAMFAAILGNCDRQGIGIRIGGLLARSIQGQQADITDKVQSEEDYFHMISDKSGALMQLAVYMGYSLLDGIDSDVQETLDQLAVCGGIVSQIENDARDVLRLDFKNDLLHKKHTLPVLFMLEDSHAEFPALDEYYEGVLSQEQFVDRQQEFVQYARDSGCIEYCKVVQALYKDKANELYDLLPPMQEPWAGKFREIFVPDYEVRYNAS
- a CDS encoding FusB/FusC family EF-G-binding protein — its product is MQPFIRNHQYNLIKKQVGLLQHACATVADPRIVESVRSNMQFKLAEAFPDANEAALEIVQRGSELGTAPEFQLYLASLESHRIAFEPGTEQQLKKLYPKIKKLKLPDLAALDRKAISYLGWSDIASNKLFIVYPLDGRLVGIEGRFTPTNKKGTCFVCNRQTEVGLFTALTKSRPANASPDYYKAIGNYMCADSEVCNHNITDPAPLEQFLSNVVK
- a CDS encoding deoxyribonuclease IV, whose product is MSLLIGSHVSMSGSRMLLQASEEAASYGANTFLIYTGAPHNSRRKPIEALNIELGTAHMREHGISNIVVHAPFIINLANTISPRTFEFGVELLHEELVRTEALGSRQLVLHPGSHVGAGAEAGIARIVEGLNEVLSERLDVQVSLETMAGKGTECGRSFEELARIIGGVTHNERLSVCLDTCHIHDAGYDVAADFDGVLDEFDRIVGLDRLQVLHINDSKHERGSRKDRHENIGHGFMGLDALRYVVRHPQLQGLPMLLETPSIGAKKYVNPPYKHEIALLRGEVDEPVVKTAAVC
- the gcvPB gene encoding aminomethyl-transferring glycine dehydrogenase subunit GcvPB yields the protein MTASTNAGPTEKALIFELSKPGRVAYSLPPCDVPEVPASELIPASMLRETPAALPEVYEVDVVRHYTELSRRNFGVDNGFYPLGSCTMKYNPKINEDTARLAGFAKIHPYQPEESIQGALELMYTLQNDLAVLTGMDQVTLQPAAGAHGEWTGLMMIRAYHESRGEHRTKVIVPDSSHGTNPASATVAGFETVTIKSDERGMVDLGALRAAVGGDTAALMLTNPSTLGLFEEQIVEIAAIVHDAGGLLYYDGANSNAIMGIARPGDMGFDVVHLNLHKTMSTPHGGGGPGAGPVGVKNRLIPFLPKPIVARREDGTYFFDYDIPQSIGRVKAYYGNFGILVRAYTYIRTYGPEGLRHVSECAVLNANYMMARLAPHYEIPYPGVCKHEFVMSGRGLKPYGVRTLDVAKRLLDFGYHPPTIYFPLNVEECIMIEPTETESKETLDGFIDTMIRIAEEARTNPELVLNAPYDTVVRRLDETTAARKPVLNCACS
- the gcvPA gene encoding aminomethyl-transferring glycine dehydrogenase subunit GcvPA; protein product: MPNLHRYIPMTEQDQADMLETIGVSSVEALFRDVPEAIRYRGTLPMSGALDEFSLLEHMKALAGRNADTDRFKSFLGAGIYDHHLPVVINHMISRSEFYTAYTPYQPEISQGELQAIFEFQSYICELTGMKVANASMYDGVTALSEAGALAAGATRRKQLIVSRAVHPEAREALRTMARGLNLDIAEIGCADGVTDLAALREAVTDDTAAVLVQSPNFYGAIEDLAAIEPIVHGVKGLLVVSANPMALGLLETPGKLGADICVGDAQPLGISQSLGGPTCGFFAVAEPLMRRMPGRIVGQTTDIDGKRGFVLTLQAREQHIRREKATSNICSNQALLALCASIYLSTMGKQGLQDAARLNLQKAHYAARELARRGFALPFGTPFFNEFVVKLPYGVSVRETNLKLLSSGFLGGYDLGIAYPELAGHMLIAVTEKRTRQEIDSFAAKLEEVAV
- the gcvT gene encoding glycine cleavage system aminomethyltransferase GcvT produces the protein MTELKRTPLYTVYAELPGIRCIDFGGWELPVQFSGIQKEHDAVRQQAGLFDVSHMGEFIVTGGGAERFLQRVTTNDVSKLTDGQAQYTLMCYPNGGVVDDLLVYRIAADHYMAVVNAANIDKDFAWMRSHLFGDVSLENASDRYALLALQGPRAADILDAAGATHDVLALPSFRFNEQTPLAGADVLISRTGYTGEDGFELYVPADRAADVWHTLMAAGEPYGLVPAGLGARDTLRFEARLPLYGQELSDTITPLEAGVGFFVKLDKEDFIGKDALVRQKEKDLPRKLVGIEMIDRGIPRSHYPVFAGDLRIGEVTTGTQSPTLKRSLGLALVDAAYAAPGTGVEVDIRGKRLKAEVIRTPFYKRLPKE